The DNA segment ATGGAACAGTAACCACCCGAGAGTTCGCCATTCCGGATGAAACTATCAGTGACCAGCCATGGATAGCCGAAGCTCCTGTTGGAGACTGGTTCTATGCTCCGAATTTCACATACGATTCGGGCATGATGATACATTATATAATAGAAGCCATTGCTCGTGATGGTAATGCCGCTCTAAACATAGCATTGCATCCCGACGGGTCAATAGACGAAGGCTGTGTCAAGATGCTAAATGAAGTAGGAGTGTGGATGAAGAGAAATGGTGAAGCTGTATATGGAAGCTACGCATGGAAAATTCCCGGAGAAGGAGAGATTATAAATGGCAAACTTAAGATGCTTCCCGGCGGAGCATTAACCAAGGTTCATAGAGACTTTAATTTCAATTCTCATGATATCAGATTCACTGTAGGTGACAATGGCTCTCTGTATGCCTTTACAATGATTGTTCCTAAGCCAAACAGTCAAGTCATCATCAAATCGCTTGGGGAGAAATCAGGCTATATGAGTAATCCAATTAAAAAAGTTAGCTTATTGGGATACAAAGGTAAAATCAAATGGGAGCAGACAGCAAACGGTCTGATTATAAATTGTCCTTCAAAGATGCCATATTCCACATCAGTAGTCTTTAAAATAGACAATTAAATATTATAACTGAATAGGTGATATTAAGCGTACGCCTTATCGCAAAAAAAATGGAGCAGAATATATATTAAATATTCCTGCTCCATTTGATTTCAAAGTTAACACCTTGAATTGTTTTTATTTCTTTTCAGACAGCCCTTTAGAGATAGCTTCCATACCCTTGATGCTCATTCCCATATTAGAGAATCCACCATCGTGGAAAAGATTCTGCATAGTAACCTTACGAGTAAGGTCGCTGAAGAGAGTTATGATATAGTCAGCACAATCGTCAGCAGAAGCATTTCCTAACGGGGACATCATTTCAGCATAATCTACAAGATTATTAAATCCGGTAATTCCGCTTCCTGCTGTTGTCTTGGTTGGCGACTGTGATATAGTGTTGATACGTACATGCTTTTCCTGTCCGTAAATATAACCGAAGCTTCTGGCTATAGACTCAAGCATAGACTTAGCGTCAGCCATGTCATTATAGTTGCAGAAGGTACGTTCAGCTGCTATATAGCTCAGCGCTACAACAGAGCCCCATTCGTTGATAGCATCCATTTTGTAGCAAGCCTGCAATATTTTATGGAACGATATAGCCGAAATATCCAGAGTCTGATGATACAAGTTATAGTTGATATCATTATAAGCATTCTCTTTTCTTACGTTAGGAGACATACCTATAGAGTGCAATACGAAGTCTATTTTACCGCCGAAATGCTCCATTGTCTTTGATATCAAGTTTTCGAGATCCTCAATATTAGTAGCATCTGCGGGTATTACAATCGTATTATATTTCTCTGCAAGAGCATCAATAGTACCAAATCTCATACTTGCAGGAGTATTGGTAAGTACAAATTCTGCTCCTTCAGCAGCAGCATGTTCAGCTGTTTTCCAAGCAATAGATTGCTCATTCAATGCGCCGAATATTATTCCTTTTTTTCCTTTTAGTAAATTGTAACTCATACCTTTTGTTTGTTAATTTTATTATCTATTCAATTTTTTGTGGGCGGCAAAAGTACCATTCTTTTTTATATCATGAATATTAAAACTGTTGTTTAATACTTTTTGTAACTATTATTAACTAATACTGATATTTTTTACGGATAAATCAGTACATCTCTTTATTATTTATTTAAAATAATACCACTTTACCACTATCAGTGATAACTGATTGATAATAAAATATTTACCGCATCTTAATAATGCACTTTACTACCACAAAACGCCACTATAATACCACTCTGAAGCATAGCTTTTAATGTAGAAAAGCTATGCTTTAGACAAAAAAGTAGCCCTACATTTAGTGTAAAAGGTATGCTTTAGCTCCGTAAAAGGTATGCATTAGTCTAGTAAAACCTATGCTTTTACCCTTCTAAAGCATAGCTCCGGCAAGGTAAAAGCTATTCTTTGACTTTATCTGTTAGATATTTGACTATGAATTGGGTTTTGCATACATCTTTTTTGTTATACTTACTGATTTACTATACAAATTATTGATAACTTTACTGAAACACTTTACAGAAACATAAAATCATTCCTGATTTGCTTAACACAGAAAAGATATTTTACATATTATTCTGAAGGTATTTTTATGTTTGCACAGTTTAATATAATACCTTAT comes from the Xylanibacter oryzae DSM 17970 genome and includes:
- a CDS encoding enoyl-ACP reductase FabI codes for the protein MSYNLLKGKKGIIFGALNEQSIAWKTAEHAAAEGAEFVLTNTPASMRFGTIDALAEKYNTIVIPADATNIEDLENLISKTMEHFGGKIDFVLHSIGMSPNVRKENAYNDINYNLYHQTLDISAISFHKILQACYKMDAINEWGSVVALSYIAAERTFCNYNDMADAKSMLESIARSFGYIYGQEKHVRINTISQSPTKTTAGSGITGFNNLVDYAEMMSPLGNASADDCADYIITLFSDLTRKVTMQNLFHDGGFSNMGMSIKGMEAISKGLSEKK